In a genomic window of Flavobacterium lipolyticum:
- a CDS encoding N-acetyltransferase, which translates to MEIKDNTFARQFETIVPEGLLSVEYSFQEKKIFLTKINSPEGFDNPATIDTLLKGIMEVVSEKKFRIMPIHPKIVLFIKKNPEYKELLPPGIRI; encoded by the coding sequence ATGGAAATCAAAGACAATACTTTTGCAAGACAATTTGAAACCATAGTCCCTGAAGGCTTACTTTCTGTGGAGTATTCTTTTCAGGAAAAGAAAATTTTCTTAACCAAAATCAACTCCCCTGAAGGCTTTGATAATCCAGCTACAATTGACACTTTACTAAAAGGCATCATGGAAGTTGTTAGCGAAAAGAAATTCCGAATAATGCCTATCCATCCAAAAATTGTATTGTTTATTAAAAAGAATCCGGAATACAAAGAGTTACTTCCTCCGGGAATCCGCATTTAG
- a CDS encoding anion permease: MKEVQIPQTLITLAVGVAIWFIPAPDGVVAEAWHLFAIFVATILGIILKAAPMGTMCMIAIALTAFTQVLAPGDAGKSITLALKGFGDKVIWLIGISFFIARGFIKTGLGNRIAFLFIRIFGKSSLGLAYGLGLADLVLAPAVPSNTARGGGIIYPIMKSMSMSFGSMPDQPETHRKLGSYLTLSSYNANLIASSMFLTGTASNPMCQKFALNLGIKISWISWATAAIVPGLVAFFVIPLVLYKIYPPELKKTGDAPQIAAQKLKEMGAITRNEWMMLLTFFILLFLWMTGDLFSIDATTTAFIGLVILLLTSVLTWDDVKAEKGAWDTIVWFSVLVMMASSLNELGFIGWFSDVVKAEIGGLSWQMAFPIIVLVYFFSHYLFASATAHVAAMYAALLGVGISLGIPGLLLAFMLGFVGSLYGTLTHYGHGPAPVFFGSGYVDLKSWWVKGLITGLVMLFIYMVIGGLWLRLIGDF, from the coding sequence ATGAAAGAAGTACAAATACCTCAAACCCTGATTACACTTGCCGTTGGAGTTGCAATTTGGTTTATTCCGGCACCGGATGGTGTTGTTGCAGAAGCCTGGCATTTGTTTGCCATTTTTGTGGCTACTATTCTTGGAATCATTTTAAAAGCGGCCCCTATGGGCACTATGTGTATGATTGCGATTGCATTAACCGCTTTTACACAGGTACTGGCTCCTGGAGATGCCGGAAAATCAATCACTTTGGCTTTGAAAGGCTTTGGTGATAAGGTAATTTGGCTTATCGGAATTTCGTTTTTTATTGCGAGAGGATTTATCAAAACAGGTTTGGGGAACAGAATTGCTTTTTTGTTTATCAGGATATTTGGGAAAAGTTCACTTGGACTGGCTTATGGCCTTGGACTTGCCGATTTGGTTTTGGCTCCGGCAGTGCCCAGTAATACGGCAAGAGGAGGGGGGATTATTTACCCTATTATGAAATCAATGTCGATGAGTTTTGGTTCGATGCCGGATCAGCCTGAAACACATCGAAAATTAGGATCGTATCTTACCCTGAGCAGTTACAATGCAAATCTGATCGCATCATCAATGTTTTTAACAGGAACGGCAAGTAACCCAATGTGTCAGAAGTTTGCGTTGAATCTTGGGATTAAAATTAGCTGGATTTCGTGGGCAACAGCAGCGATAGTTCCGGGTCTGGTCGCTTTTTTTGTAATTCCTTTGGTGTTGTACAAGATATACCCGCCGGAATTGAAAAAAACAGGAGATGCTCCGCAAATTGCAGCTCAGAAACTAAAAGAAATGGGAGCGATCACGCGAAACGAATGGATGATGCTGTTAACCTTTTTTATTCTGTTGTTTCTTTGGATGACTGGTGATCTGTTTTCTATTGACGCGACAACTACTGCTTTTATCGGCTTGGTTATTTTATTGCTGACTTCGGTATTAACCTGGGATGATGTAAAAGCCGAAAAAGGAGCCTGGGATACTATAGTGTGGTTCTCGGTTTTGGTGATGATGGCAAGTTCTCTCAATGAACTTGGATTTATTGGCTGGTTTAGCGATGTGGTAAAAGCTGAAATAGGAGGTTTAAGCTGGCAAATGGCATTTCCTATTATTGTATTGGTATACTTTTTTAGTCATTACCTTTTTGCAAGTGCAACAGCTCACGTGGCTGCCATGTATGCTGCGTTATTGGGTGTTGGAATTTCACTTGGAATTCCGGGCTTGCTGTTGGCTTTTATGTTGGGGTTTGTGGGTTCTCTATATGGAACTTTAACCCATTACGGACATGGGCCGGCACCAGTTTTCTTCGGAAGCGGTTATGTCGACCTGAAAAGCTGGTGGGTCAAAGGTTTGATAACCGGTCTGGTTATGCTCTTTATTTATATGGTGATAGGAGGGTTGTGGCTCCGGTTAATTGGGGATTTCTAA
- a CDS encoding porin, with translation MNAQTAADKESEVKYPQFQFKGLLQARYLENTGKNVDVLGVHHSTGEVTQSSFDIKRMRVGLNTKLSEATEVVILVNLADFKSDPKSKVLENAYGKYTFSKYLALTGGQFRPAFGIEELVPVDIIKSFDFSNQYYEFGKNGWTSFQIGASATGAFDIGKIPVNYAVSVLNGNGKNQEKDNDNGKLYTTRWGFGLSKEHKINLGLNGGIGKRSNQKVFALGIDITSDFKLTDRLTFDLQIEYKQGTNHNLYFSLPADARTSNVDDYQMRGIYFLPNLRYLVDYKKLTSLELSCRFESFDNNYKVNSNVRQTYTPMLSLEFGKAYTGRIELGFEIDRFDKNIPDTSFYNDNLFLLQLQLRL, from the coding sequence ATGAATGCGCAAACAGCCGCTGATAAAGAAAGTGAGGTTAAATATCCACAATTTCAGTTCAAAGGCCTTCTACAGGCACGTTACTTGGAAAACACCGGAAAAAATGTAGATGTTTTGGGAGTTCATCATTCTACGGGTGAAGTAACACAAAGCTCCTTTGATATTAAAAGAATGCGTGTTGGACTCAATACCAAATTAAGCGAAGCTACAGAAGTCGTAATTCTCGTAAATCTTGCCGATTTTAAGTCTGATCCCAAATCTAAAGTTCTTGAAAATGCTTATGGAAAATATACTTTCAGTAAATATTTAGCCTTGACAGGTGGTCAGTTCCGTCCTGCATTTGGTATTGAAGAGTTGGTTCCTGTTGATATTATAAAGTCATTTGATTTTTCCAATCAGTACTATGAGTTTGGTAAAAACGGATGGACAAGTTTTCAGATTGGAGCTTCGGCAACGGGAGCTTTTGATATTGGAAAGATTCCGGTTAACTATGCAGTTTCTGTTTTAAATGGTAACGGAAAAAATCAGGAAAAAGATAATGATAACGGAAAATTGTATACAACCAGATGGGGTTTTGGTCTGTCTAAGGAACATAAGATTAATCTGGGCTTAAATGGTGGAATCGGGAAAAGATCCAATCAGAAAGTTTTTGCTTTAGGGATTGATATTACCAGTGACTTTAAACTTACTGACAGGCTGACTTTTGATTTGCAGATTGAATACAAGCAGGGAACCAATCATAATTTGTATTTTTCATTACCGGCAGATGCGAGAACGTCAAATGTTGACGATTATCAAATGCGGGGAATTTACTTTTTGCCTAATTTGAGATACTTGGTCGATTATAAAAAGTTAACTTCACTGGAACTGTCCTGTCGTTTTGAATCGTTTGACAATAATTATAAAGTCAATTCAAATGTACGTCAGACGTATACGCCTATGTTGAGTCTTGAATTTGGAAAAGCGTATACGGGACGAATAGAATTGGGATTTGAAATAGATCGTTTCGATAAAAATATTCCTGACACCTCATTTTATAATGATAATCTATTCCTGCTTCAGTTACAACTTCGTCTATAA
- a CDS encoding DUF3300 domain-containing protein, translating into MKKSFLFLVVLIAYLFSLPLFSQTDNEPVALGLPGDNLNLYAVLDVFQKSKTLEDFEKVLNEQDSKVNNLDLNNDGEIDYIEIESQKKGNTHVIVLQVAVSSTEKQDVAVIEVDKDKKNNVHVQIIGDKDLYGKNYIVEPSGAAAGTPNPGYKGDAPVIVNNNTINNYNTTAGNPGYVTTNINVWPVVLYLFSPVYVVYRSPWYWGYYPPYWRPWRPVYYHDYWGYHGHYYRNPYYRRTITIRNQRYYNNYTTRRNSSAVVRNYRTSGRYNATYNGRDYKRPAPVTNTRTTRPATTRPVNPSTRPVTRPTNPSTTRPVVPTDPSTRPEARPSRPENRPTNPSTRPAVRPSQPVNRPTNPTTRPTTRPVTRPATRPAGNRSMAAPPASNRGSGANRR; encoded by the coding sequence ATGAAAAAGAGTTTTTTATTTTTGGTAGTTTTGATAGCCTATTTGTTTAGTTTGCCATTGTTTTCTCAAACTGATAACGAACCTGTTGCTTTAGGTTTGCCGGGAGATAATCTTAATTTGTATGCTGTTTTAGACGTCTTTCAGAAATCAAAAACTTTAGAAGATTTTGAAAAAGTTTTAAATGAACAGGATAGTAAGGTGAATAATCTGGATTTGAATAATGATGGCGAGATTGATTATATCGAAATCGAAAGTCAAAAGAAAGGGAATACACATGTGATTGTACTTCAGGTGGCGGTAAGCAGTACAGAAAAGCAGGACGTTGCCGTTATTGAGGTAGATAAAGATAAAAAGAATAATGTACATGTTCAGATCATAGGAGATAAGGATTTGTATGGCAAAAATTATATTGTAGAGCCTTCAGGTGCTGCAGCCGGAACACCTAATCCCGGATATAAAGGAGATGCTCCCGTAATTGTAAATAATAATACAATCAATAATTATAATACAACAGCCGGTAATCCGGGTTATGTGACAACAAACATAAACGTATGGCCGGTTGTATTGTACTTGTTTTCTCCTGTATATGTAGTGTACCGATCTCCGTGGTATTGGGGATATTACCCTCCTTATTGGCGTCCGTGGCGTCCGGTTTATTATCATGATTATTGGGGATATCACGGGCATTACTATAGAAATCCTTATTACAGAAGAACGATCACTATAAGAAACCAGCGTTATTATAATAATTATACAACCAGAAGAAATTCATCGGCTGTAGTTCGAAATTATAGAACCAGCGGTCGTTATAATGCAACTTATAACGGAAGGGATTATAAGAGACCTGCTCCGGTTACCAATACAAGAACAACGAGACCCGCTACCACTCGTCCCGTCAATCCGTCAACAAGACCGGTAACACGTCCGACAAATCCGTCAACGACGAGACCGGTGGTCCCAACAGATCCATCAACCCGACCAGAGGCGAGACCATCTCGGCCAGAGAATCGGCCAACAAATCCATCAACCCGACCAGCGGTAAGACCATCTCAACCCGTGAATCGGCCAACAAACCCAACTACAAGACCAACGACCCGGCCGGTAACACGTCCCGCGACCCGACCGGCAGGTAATAGAAGTATGGCAGCGCCACCAGCTTCCAATCGTGGTTCTGGTGCCAATAGGAGGTAA
- a CDS encoding TolC family protein, which produces MKKHLLPFLFFLSFHSVQSQIAVSSTLEEAIQKAIEKSTSLKNKDLDIEKLNLQEKGVWNKYIPTIEASALYSYFDNKLTVDLPTATIPIVNYPLFDGKTAFKNYGNIFTGSVMAKTVLFSGMQIPNGAKAIKEKTKGTVFLKETEKDAITKEVINTFDQLELLKEIDKLIKESENRLDMETKRVTKAIEQGLAIPYDRDKIKLAALELSSKKIELDGKRKLIYKKIQYLTGYSITEIDHVQYTLTPYLITDEKLSTQNKQEVKALESFKSAYEYLLKKEKGTYLPTLGAFGGVSYSSLFNANATTPIVTGINQALNLGLNELTISQNWVVGAAMKWEVFSGFERKHKVHEAKINIEQVQNQIDDTKEKLELLLEKNLVDYTVLTQKIDITQQQEKVASNNLNLAIKQYKEGLINISERLEAENDSYKAAVNKTTTLIEQRLAAIETIIATGDLSKKLSK; this is translated from the coding sequence ATGAAAAAACACTTACTCCCTTTTCTTTTTTTTCTTTCTTTCCACTCTGTACAAAGTCAGATTGCAGTTTCTTCAACTCTGGAAGAAGCCATTCAGAAGGCTATTGAAAAAAGTACTTCATTAAAAAATAAAGATTTAGATATTGAAAAATTAAATCTTCAGGAGAAAGGCGTCTGGAACAAATACATTCCAACAATTGAAGCCAGTGCCTTATATTCATATTTTGACAACAAACTCACGGTCGATCTTCCTACGGCTACCATTCCAATTGTAAACTATCCTTTGTTTGACGGAAAAACCGCTTTTAAAAACTATGGCAACATTTTTACAGGAAGTGTCATGGCCAAAACGGTACTATTCAGCGGCATGCAAATCCCAAACGGAGCAAAAGCCATCAAAGAGAAAACGAAGGGAACGGTATTTTTAAAAGAAACCGAAAAAGATGCCATCACAAAAGAAGTCATCAACACTTTTGACCAACTGGAGCTGCTAAAGGAAATAGACAAACTTATTAAAGAAAGTGAAAACCGACTGGATATGGAAACCAAACGTGTTACAAAAGCAATTGAACAAGGACTTGCTATTCCGTATGACAGAGATAAGATCAAACTAGCGGCACTGGAACTTTCCTCCAAAAAAATTGAACTGGATGGAAAACGAAAACTAATTTATAAAAAAATTCAATATTTAACCGGCTATTCGATTACCGAGATAGATCATGTTCAATATACCTTAACACCTTATCTGATTACGGACGAGAAATTAAGCACACAAAACAAGCAGGAAGTAAAAGCTTTAGAATCTTTCAAATCAGCTTATGAATATTTATTAAAAAAGGAAAAAGGAACTTACTTACCCACACTCGGAGCTTTTGGAGGTGTATCCTATTCCAGTTTATTCAATGCCAATGCAACGACTCCCATTGTTACAGGAATCAATCAGGCCTTAAATTTAGGCCTTAATGAACTGACCATAAGTCAGAACTGGGTCGTGGGAGCAGCTATGAAATGGGAAGTCTTTTCCGGTTTTGAAAGAAAACACAAAGTACACGAAGCGAAGATTAACATTGAACAGGTACAAAATCAAATTGATGATACGAAAGAAAAACTTGAACTGCTTCTTGAAAAAAATCTTGTTGATTATACGGTTCTGACTCAAAAAATAGACATCACCCAGCAACAGGAAAAAGTCGCCAGTAATAATTTGAATCTGGCTATAAAACAATACAAAGAAGGCCTCATCAACATATCGGAACGACTTGAAGCAGAAAACGATTCTTATAAAGCGGCAGTAAACAAAACCACCACTTTAATCGAGCAAAGACTTGCTGCTATTGAAACCATAATTGCCACTGGCGATCTGTCGAAAAAACTATCCAAATAA